Proteins encoded within one genomic window of Gallus gallus isolate bGalGal1 chromosome 1, bGalGal1.mat.broiler.GRCg7b, whole genome shotgun sequence:
- the GNS gene encoding N-acetylglucosamine-6-sulfatase precursor, with the protein MSRSALAALARGLALAALLVLSPAQAARQRPNVVLILTDDQDVFLGGMTPMKKTNALIAQMGVTFSNAYVPSALCCPSRASILTGKYPHNHHVVNNTLEGNCSSKLWQKIQEPNTFPALLKSMCGYQTFFAGKYLNEYGAEDAGGVSHVPPGWSFWYALEKNSKYYNYTLSVNGKARRHGENYSVDYLTDVLANMSLDFLEYKSNFEPFFMMISTPAPHSPWTAAPQYKNDFLNVSAPRNSNFNIHGKNKHWLIRQAKTPMTNSSIQFLDDAYRKRWQTLLSVDDLVEKLVKKLEIHGELDNTYIFYTSDNGFHTGQFSLPIDKRQLYEFDIKVPLLVRGPGIKPNQTNKMLVANIDLGPTILDIAGYDLNKTQMDGMSLLPLLRGDKNVTWRSDFLVEYQGEGYNGSDPTCPGLGPGVTHCFPDCVCEDSYNNTYACVRTMSTSWDLQYCEFDDREVFVEVYNLTADPHQINNIAKTIDQEILEKMNYRLMMLQSCSGATCRTPGVFDPGYRFDPRLMFSNHGVRARRFSTRSLPSI; encoded by the exons ATGTCCCGCTCCGCGCTGGCGGCGCTGGCCCGTGGGCTGGCGCTGGCCgcgctgctggtgctgagcccGGCGCAGGCGGCGCGGCAGAGGCCCAACGTGGTGCTCATCCTCACTGACGACCAGGACGTCTTCCTGGGCGGCATG ACCCCCATGAAGAAGACCAATGCCCTCATTGCGCAGATGGGAGTCACCTTTTCAAACGCC TATGTTCCCAGTGCACTTTGCTGCCCCAGTCGTGCGAGCATTTTAACAGGGAAATACCCTCATAACCACCACGTTGTCAATAACACTCTGGaaggaaactgcagcagcaagtTGTGGCAGAAGATACAAGAACCAAACaccttcccagcactgctcaagTCAATGTGTGGTTATCAGACGTTCTTTGCTGGAAAGTACTTGAATGAG TATGGAGCAGAGGATGCAGGGGGAGTAAGTCATGTCCCTCCGGGATGGAGTTTTTGGTATGCTCTG gaGAAAAATTCCAAGTACTACAATTATACTCTTTCAGTAAATGGCAAAGCACGAAGGCATGGTGAGAACTACAGTGTCGATTATCTGACGGATGTGCTG GCTAACATGTCATTGGACTTCTTGGAGTACAAATCTAATTTTGAACCTTTCTTTATGATGATCTCAACCCCAGCACCACATTCGCCTTGGACAGCTGCTCCGCAGTATAAAAACGACTTTCTGAATGTCAGTGCACCAAGAAACAGCAATTTTAACATTCATGGGAAG aACAAGCATTGGTTAATTCGACAAGCAAAGACTCCAATGACTAACTCTTCAATACAGTTTCTTGATGATGCTTACAGGAAGAG gTGGCAAACTCTGCTGTCAGTAGATGACCTGGTAGAGAAGCTAGTGAAGAAATTGGAAATCCATGGAGAATTAGATAACACGTACATCTTTTACACATCCGACAACGGTTTTCATACTG GGCAGTTTTCTTTGCCAATAGACAAACGGCAGCTGTATGAGTTTGACATCAAAGTTCCATTGCTAGTCCGAGGACCGGGGATAAAACCAAATCAGACAAACAAG ATGCTTGTCGCAAATATTGATTTGGGTCCCACTATTCTGGATATTGCGGGATATGACTTGAATAAGACCCAGATGGATGGaatgtcactgttgccactgttg AGAGGAGACAAAAATGTGACATGGAGATCAGACTTTTTGGTGGAGTACCAAGGAGAAGGATACAATGGCAGTGATCCTACCTGTCCTGGCCTCGGACCCGGTGTCACA CACTGCTTCCCAGACTGTGTCTGTGAAGATTCCTATAACAACACATATGCTTGTGTAAGGACAATGTCAACTTCCTGGGATCTGCAGTACTGTGAATTTGATGACCGGGAG GTGTTTGTGGAGGTATATAACCTGACTGCGGATCCACACCAGATCAATAACATTGCCAAAACAATCGATCAAGAAATTCTAGAGAAGATGAATTATCGATTAATGATGCTGCAGTCCTGTTCAGGAGCAACATGCCGTACACCTGGAGTCTTTGATCCTGG GTACAGATTTGACCCACGGCTGATGTTCAGCAATCACGGTGTTCGGGCTCGGAGGTTTTCTACACGCTCCTTACCAAGCATTTAA